A genomic window from Sphingobacterium spiritivorum includes:
- a CDS encoding DUF502 domain-containing protein, with protein sequence MFSKIFRGFLNYLIKGTLVMVPLAGAIFLIVWIVASVDSTLNLTEHFLEDESGHPLYIPGIGILTVILILVLAGVIFTNFVTDPIKQWITRQINRIPLFNTLYSSIKDFTEAFVGDAKKFNEPVLVTVNDMGLKKIGFLTQHDLSKLNLPDDVIVYFPYSYSFAGQVVIVKADKVEKLNMSATDAMKLVVSGGVSGLE encoded by the coding sequence ATGTTTTCAAAAATTTTTAGAGGGTTTTTAAACTATCTGATCAAGGGTACCTTGGTCATGGTTCCTTTAGCAGGAGCAATTTTTCTGATTGTCTGGATTGTAGCATCAGTAGATTCGACTTTGAATCTGACCGAACATTTCTTAGAGGATGAAAGCGGTCATCCCTTGTATATTCCGGGTATCGGGATATTAACCGTTATACTGATCCTGGTTCTGGCTGGAGTTATATTCACAAATTTTGTGACAGATCCGATCAAGCAGTGGATTACACGCCAGATTAACCGTATACCTTTGTTCAATACCTTGTATTCCTCCATTAAGGATTTCACGGAAGCTTTTGTCGGGGATGCCAAGAAATTCAACGAGCCGGTATTGGTTACTGTAAACGATATGGGACTTAAGAAGATCGGATTTCTGACACAACATGATCTGAGCAAACTCAATCTTCCGGATGATGTGATAGTTTACTTTCCCTATTCCTACTCTTTTGCAGGTCAGGTCGTGATTGTTAAGGCTGATAAGGTAGAAAAATTGAATATGTCTGCTACAGATGCGATGAAACTGGTTGTTTCAGGCGGTGTCAGCGGTTTGGAGTAA